Proteins encoded by one window of Paenibacillus urinalis:
- the rsmA gene encoding 16S rRNA (adenine(1518)-N(6)/adenine(1519)-N(6))-dimethyltransferase RsmA, with protein MKNIDEIATPRRTKEIIAKHGFSFKKSLGQNFLIDQNILHKIVDAADLDEHKGALEIGPGIGALTEKLAQRAGTVTAVEIDQRLIPILTEVLEPYSNIYVHHGDVLKTDLPELFAKNFAGMDKVSVVANLPYYVTTPILMRLLEEKLPLDSIVVMIQKEVAERMAASPGTKDYGTLSIAVQYYSEPELVCIVPHTVFIPQPNVESAVIKLKVREKPPVEVKDEKFFFEVIHASFAQRRKTIANNLKSRFFTKENRDQLEPLLEAAEIEPTRRGETLSIKEYARLSDVLLEAGIKG; from the coding sequence GTGAAAAATATAGATGAGATTGCAACGCCAAGACGAACGAAAGAGATCATAGCGAAACACGGTTTTTCTTTCAAAAAAAGCCTGGGACAAAATTTTCTGATCGATCAAAATATACTCCATAAAATTGTGGATGCTGCTGATCTGGATGAACATAAAGGTGCACTTGAGATCGGACCGGGAATCGGTGCTCTAACAGAGAAGCTTGCACAGCGTGCAGGGACGGTAACTGCTGTCGAAATAGACCAACGCTTGATACCGATCCTCACCGAAGTGCTGGAACCTTACTCTAATATATATGTACATCATGGAGACGTTCTTAAAACAGATCTTCCTGAATTATTTGCAAAAAATTTCGCGGGCATGGATAAGGTCAGCGTCGTTGCTAATTTGCCTTACTATGTAACGACACCGATCTTGATGAGACTGCTGGAGGAGAAGCTCCCGCTCGACAGCATCGTTGTCATGATTCAGAAGGAAGTTGCAGAACGAATGGCTGCTTCTCCAGGAACGAAGGATTATGGGACGCTAAGCATCGCGGTGCAATATTACAGCGAGCCTGAACTGGTATGTATCGTTCCTCATACGGTTTTTATCCCGCAGCCTAATGTTGAATCTGCCGTTATTAAGTTAAAGGTAAGAGAGAAGCCTCCGGTTGAAGTGAAGGATGAGAAGTTTTTCTTCGAGGTGATTCATGCTTCATTTGCACAAAGACGGAAGACCATCGCAAATAATTTGAAGAGCCGCTTCTTTACCAAAGAAAATAGAGATCAGCTGGAGCCTCTGCTGGAGGCGGCTGAGATTGAACCTACAAGACGCGGAGAGACACTCAGTATTAAAGAGTACGCCCGTCTAAGTGATGTCTTGCTGGAAGCAGGAATCAAGGGTTAA
- the rnmV gene encoding ribonuclease M5: MIKEIIVVEGRDDTVAIKRAVNADTIETGGSAINARILKKIELAQQRRGVIVFTDPDHAGERIRKIISNKIPGVKHAFIKEQDATRKGDIGVENASPDSIRAALSKVHTTYDGAKPLIDWQDLIEAGLIVHKDAANRRMMLGNILGIGYCNGKQLHKRLTMFQISREEFVRALEQIEREGS; this comes from the coding sequence ATGATTAAAGAAATCATTGTCGTTGAAGGCAGAGATGATACCGTAGCCATCAAGCGTGCAGTGAATGCAGATACAATTGAGACCGGCGGTTCTGCTATAAATGCCCGTATACTTAAGAAGATCGAGCTTGCTCAGCAAAGAAGAGGTGTTATCGTCTTTACAGACCCTGATCATGCAGGTGAGCGAATTCGCAAAATCATATCAAACAAGATTCCTGGCGTGAAGCATGCCTTCATTAAGGAGCAGGATGCGACCCGCAAAGGTGATATCGGTGTGGAGAATGCATCTCCAGACTCCATTCGGGCAGCACTGTCCAAGGTGCATACAACCTATGATGGCGCTAAGCCGCTCATAGACTGGCAAGATCTGATTGAAGCCGGACTCATCGTCCATAAGGACGCCGCAAATCGGCGTATGATGCTGGGCAACATTCTGGGCATAGGATATTGTAATGGCAAGCAGCTGCATAAGCGGCTGACGATGTTTCAGATAAGTCGTGAGGAATTTGTACGAGCACTAGAGCAAATAGAACGTGAGGGATCATGA